In Neisseria dentiae, one DNA window encodes the following:
- the hpaR gene encoding homoprotocatechuate degradation operon regulator HpaR produces MPHPSKHASMNISLIQAREALMTQFRPILHNVGLTDQQWRIIRLLAENGTLDFQDLANQACILRPSLTGILTRLEKADLLVRLKPSNDQRRVYLKLTAEGEQLYHSLGAEVDKCYDRIETVFSKEKMLQLQSLLAELSHIGEHLDKP; encoded by the coding sequence ATGCCTCACCCCTCGAAGCACGCATCTATGAATATCAGCCTGATTCAGGCGCGCGAAGCCCTGATGACGCAGTTCCGCCCTATTCTGCACAACGTCGGCCTAACCGACCAGCAATGGCGCATCATCCGCCTTTTGGCCGAAAACGGCACGCTGGATTTCCAAGACCTGGCCAACCAAGCCTGCATTCTGCGCCCCAGCCTCACCGGCATCCTCACCCGCCTTGAAAAAGCCGACCTTCTGGTGCGCCTGAAGCCCTCCAACGACCAGCGCCGCGTTTATTTGAAACTCACCGCCGAGGGCGAACAACTCTACCACTCGCTCGGCGCCGAAGTCGACAAATGCTACGACCGCATCGAAACCGTGTTTTCAAAAGAAAAAATGCTGCAACTGCAAAGCCTTTTGGCCGAACTCTCCCACATCGGCGAGCATCTCGACAAACCATAA